The DNA region GCCTTTACATCTAATTTTAAGGGTTGATGTGTTCTTGGGGGCAACATTTGACATGCTTTTCTATTTCGTTGGTGTTTCCggtttctagtttttttttatggatATTTCACTTGTTTGAAAATCACTAGATTTTCAGTTTGTTATATGTTGTTGAATGGACTCTGTTGCATGATGAAAGTTGCAGATTTATGAACATTTCCATCGCAATGGTTGTTAAActttacataaaaaaaatgttgttgtgACAGCATTAGATCATATACAACACCGCCCTTACTTGGATcatgcccaaaaaaaaaaaaaaaaactaaaccaaccAAAACGATCTTTACTACTACTACTAATGCTTGGATCTAAGATTTAACAATGCAGTTTATTCATTATCTTAACTCCCTTAAGCAAGCAGATCTTTTGAGCCTTGGATGACTTTGTCAATGCCTCTTCTAAGGGCTCACTCTCTCGTCTTTCCTACCCTTGGATAAAATCCCACAAAGCAATTaagcaaacaaaacaaacaaattcagattcggttttgataaaaaaaaattcaggatGAAAACGGAAAAAATATACacataaaaaaaagtattcaGTGGCACTAATGAATGTACATTCATCGATGGAACAAAGCATTGAACAACAACACACGAAGTGACTACAATTTTTTATCACTTTCCATAGCCTTTTCGATCCAACCACTTAAGCCTGCCTTCCTCATCATGTGTGTTTTTGCGCCAATCCTCGCGTCTATATTCCTCTACCTGGTCTGAGAGTCATGACCATAGTGGGACTCCCCATCGAAGCAAGAGTCACTTGAATATCCTCTATATCTTCCCACcacaggaaaagaaaaaaaaaaacttcgtTTTGTTACCAAACAAGCTTTGCATAAAAGCCAACAATTCTTGCAGACAGGAAAAGACGACCGACCTTGCAGAAACAAAGCTGGTTAAATGAGGATGCAGTTGAATTACTAAAAACAATGTGCTGAACAACGAGATCTCATCACCTGCAAAAAGGAATTTTCCTCTTTTAGGTGACATGTGAAGTAATTAATCAATAATTCTTTTTGCGGGAGACCAAACAGCTTCTGAAAGGCTTAGTTTGTTTGAGGAGACTGCACATTAAATCTGCAAATAGCATATTAAAATGTTGACTGAACGATGTGCAGAACTGACTTATAAACGCTGCATCTCATAACTTAAAAGAAGCTTGGATTTCATATCAGGTACCCTTCAAAATCTCGCATTATGTTCCACACTCTGTTCAGACTTCCCATTATTATCATATCACGTGACAAAAACATTTGACCAAGAaaatttcaagattttttttggttataggAGCGCCATTTGTTTAATTTGAGAAATGGAATGGGTTTTGCAGGTTGGTTGGAAGAGTTCTTCGGTAGTTTACTGTGATGTTTAGTGAAATATAAGAACTGTTACTTCCTGAAAATCTTATCAGTATCATGAAAACTAACTATCAAAACTTGCTGTTGAGTGGTAAAAGAGTTCTTCATTACTCTGCTTTGAGCAACATAACATCGAAAATTATTTGACACTATcagagtttaaaaaaaaaaaagattgatctTAGAAACGCAACTCATTTTACTTAGCACTTAGTAAATTATCTGCTCTCAAAGATGTTCAGATGTAACTCGTCCTGTATAGTCATCCAACAAACCTTTGATCCCAGTGGACTTGAGTTCCTACAAAAGAACaccataaaaaaaagaaacttcatGTTGTGAGGGTGAAAACTAGTGAAGGCTTTTGACGTTTCACTTGCTTTTGTCAGAAACTCACAGACAATACTCCTGCCAAAGCTGCATACGGCTGCTCAACTGGTTTCACAACACGAATTGCGACAACACCGTTCATTCTTTCCTTCTCTTCAGAGTAAAAGTTTCGGTAAACTCCAACACCTGCAGATATAATAAGCACGTCAGGTTAGACCCAATGTCCACATAGCAAAAGAGAGATGCTTTCTAAAATCTTCCATGTTATGTGTAAGTAACTTGGTTAAGATCTTAAAACCTTCTTCTATACTCTCAACTCCAGGAAGAACTTTTGCAAGACCCTCACCTCTCAGCATTTCTGAGAATGAAGTATAATAGCAAACGTCCTGCCATCCCCAAAAAAAATGTTGAATAAAAAATGCTTAAAACCTCACAATGAAGAATTCAGAGAGACACAAGGATCAGTAACTACCTGAACTTTAAGCAGCAAgcatttattaaacaaaataaaatctcCTGAACCAATCCTGAGAGAGGAGGACACGCAAAACTAACATAGTTAAAGTATATAGACTAAACCAAATTACGAAGTCAATAAGATAATCTAATGTAATTTGTATaattctgaaaaataaatagtgcaattgtattgttttaaatataaatagttgCAGATTTATCAACAAAGGTTTAAAGAAGCAGACGACCTCATGTAGTCTCCTACTGCACACCTTCCTTCAGTAGTTTTCAGACCATCTGGTGAATGAGAGTGGCACCAGGGAATTACAAAATGAGGTCGACCAAACAAACTTGGAATCAAGTAAAGAGAAACGGTTACCTTTCAGCTGTGTGAAGTAAGGCTCCTGGACATGAAGCTCAAAGTTTACCTTCTTCAACATCTGACAAAAGGAGACATCTTTATCAAAATTCCAAAACTCTTTCTGATCCAATAAGTAGCTACGAAccagttttttttatttcattggTACATACATTTACCAAATCATGTCCCAGACCATGAAACAAGTTGCTATACTTTTCAAAGTTTGAACCTTTATCAACAGAGAAACTCTGCTCCTCGGAAGTAAGACATTCAGACAAAGCCCTTGCTAGAATCTTGTACATCGCAGGTTTTTCTGTGAAAACAGAGCCGTTTCTAAGAAAATTCAGTTAAACCTAAGCTCTTTAGTCTCTAAGATCCTTTGATAGACAAAGCAGAAGTTGATAACTTTACCTGTTGAATCTgtatcttcctcctcctccaggaGATGGATGCAGAGATCTCGAGGCAGCTCAAGATCGAGACTTTGAGCTGTTTCATCCCAATGAGAGCGCAGTGTAAACCTTAAAAGTGGTTCCATGGTTTCTCCGATCTCCACTGACTTCGTTCCCGGCGACTGTGGTTGTTCCATTCTCTCCGAAGTGTCTCCTGCCAAAGTCAACAGGCAAAAGTGacacaaataaacaaaacttgGGAAGTTTCATTAAGACCcctatagtttataaatatcaCAAGATGttccaaaaatattcaaaagtacTAGATAAGACCTTCTGTCTATTCCATTTAATGTGACGGAGTTAAAAATCATTAACGGAAATAAAGTAGTTACCGTTTGTGATAcatttgataaattataaaaattcaataagaaattcttttgattaattaaaaaaataaaaataaataaaaaatataaaattgtggatttgtattaatattatcgtttattttaatatattagatcaATTTAAACTGATTCTAAACgatttaaactaatttaaattatactAATTAAAGTTTTTCAGATTTATTTCACCTATGACTGATACTCTTTGTTGTTTAGGTGGATATTTAAGCACAGTTTagactaatttttattttacttacgTGTAAGTGTGTAACCAACGGAGTTGAAAATCTTTTAGGACGGAAAGTAGAGAACGTCGTCGTGTCGAGAATGGTAGGTAAAGGTAACTAACTAGAAGATGTGACACGTGAGGAGCACGTGAATAAATCTTTTCGTGTAGAGAcagactagagagagagagagagaatcgcAATCACAGCGACAGTCAGACACATGGCATATTCTCGGACATCTTCCCTCTGATGACTCATTAACCTCTGATAAGCCCCCACACAAAAACACGACCTTTCCAAAGTTTTCTCCTGACCTCtgtagaaagaaagaaataaaggaTCCGAATTTGAATATTCCGGGTCTACACACAGACCCGAACTTCGACCCGCCGAAGATGAAATGGGTTTCGTGTCCGTGCTGGGGAAGAACCAACGACGACGAAAACGCCGGAGGCGAGGTGGCTGACAGAGATCCCGTCCTCCTCGTCTCTGGCATGGGAGGCTCGATTCTGCATTCTAAGAAGAAGAACTCCAAATCCGAAATCCGGGTCTGGGTCCGGCTGTTTCTCGCTAACCTTGCCTTCAGACAGAGCCTCTGGTCTCTCTACAATCCCAAAACCGGTAatagattgaaaaaaaaacaaagctttACTTCTGGTGTCCTTATTCTATATTCTATTCTTACTTCTTCCTTTTAAATTTGActcctttttaataaatttttagtaAACTTGAGATTGAACAGAAATGAAAGCTCTCGTGAGGAAGACGAAGTCTCGAGAGGATTTggaaaatgaatattatttctGTCAATCGTAAAATAATGAGATACAAGTGTTTATATACAAACCATAAACTATCCGGTACAAGCCGGTTCTAACTAAACCATAATCTAATGTATAAACCACATCATGATACttaatactccccctcaagatGTAAGCCATTACATCTTGGACATGAAGAACACCAAAGGAATTAGAGGAGACTGAAACTTATATCAAAAAGATGTCTGGTGGTCTTGGCAGTGAACCATAAAGGAAGTCAAGAATAAACATGAACCAACCAGAACAAACCAGAAGCATACTGCTCTGTTTTTGTCGAATGATTTGAGGCAAAGTCTGTTGCAATAGCAGCTCATGATAGACTAACTTGTTAAGGCTGTGTAAAGCTGCTTGATCATCActgaaaaacaaaacagaagcaacCATGTGAAGATCACGCAGAAGGTTGCAGAACCAATACAATTCCCAAGAAGCAGTAGTCAAGCAAATATATCCAGCTTCATCTTCTGAACTCCTATAAACCACATCATGATTCTTAGACAGGCAATAGGCCGAgtcaaatctggaatcattctTGAGATAACTCAAAATGTAGGAAGCAGTTAATAGATGTGTAACATGAGATGCAAGCTCAGAATGCTGATTGACGCCACTGATTTGAAGACAGTGCAGATACAACTCCTTGAAACTACAAGCATGCTTGCATCCAACAGGACTAACCAGAACCTGAATATCAGGTTGCTGTAACACAGCACTATGCTGCAACAAGATACGAGAGGAATACACACCATGTAGAACATGAGCAGAAAACAACTGCAGTATTGTGTGAGAGAGAAAGTTCTCTGGTGAAAGCTGTTGCTCTTGAGTAACATATGATTCTCTGAACAAATCAACGGATGCCATATCTAATGAAGAAGCTGTCTCAGCTATACTGCAAAATGCAGAACAAACAGCCACATGTATCATCATACGAGCTTCACCACAACCATGAATCTGTTTAGGATTTGCTAACAAAAGCTCCCCCTCTCTATAAGCATATCTGTGTGCAAAACGAAGCCAGAACGCAGCAATATCATCCCCAGCTAAGATCATTCCATAATCTACAGAGATTATTCCAAAATATGTATCTATAGTGAGGAAGGAGAAATCTGCAAACCATAAACTTCTCTCTGGTGGTCTTGATAGAAAACCGTATGGAATAATCATTTCTGGTGGAACAATGAGTTCAATCAAACCAGGAAACGATGGATACGAGTTCATCACTAGACCAGCCATAAGATGAACTAAAACTGAAGAAAAATCTTCAGGAATGAAAGAGTTCCAAGCATACAAGCTTGCTTTACCAGTGTAACACCCAAAATTGTGAGAAATTATCATCAAAGCAGCTGTATTATGATCGGTGGAACAACCCAGAGAGAACCATAAAAGCGGCAAAACATTTGCACGATCCTGAACATCTGAACAACCACGAGCCGACACTGAGCCATGAGGCTCCACTCGAGTCGTTGGAGATGTGATTACCAGTGAATCCAGTGTTGAACCTCGAAAATTACTCTGGCCTAGACATACAGAAGTAATCGGAGGAGATGAAGAACCAGAAGGATCATCACGAGCCTTCGGTAATGAAAACTTCAGCGAATCCGGTGTAACCGTCCGATATGTGAAATTGCCTCGCCATTTCACCGTTGACATCGATTCAAGCTCAAATCAGAGAAATAAGCATAAATCGCACAGGAAATAGGAAGCAGAAGATCGAATCAGCTACATATATTGATCGCGAAGCTAATGATCCAAGTTCTGTTGACAAACTGGTACTCCACCAGAATCGAACTCAGAGAATGAAGACGATCCAACGAATCGCTTCACATAACCAAATCAGAACAATCGAGGAAATCCAATCTCGAAATCAAAAGAATAGAGCTCGAATCTGATAATCAAGCTGATAAAAGAAGAATCAAAGCTCGATCCAGAGAAATTAGAACTCTACCGAAGAGATTGGGGCTCGCTGAAGATGATTTGATGAAGCCGAAGCTTGAGTGATAGATCAAGCCGAGGAAGATGAAAACATGATCAATCGTTGAAGATCAATCCGAAAACAACGAAGCGGAAGATGATATGAGCGTGaaaccaggctctgataccattttAGTAAACTTGAGATTGAACAGAAATGAAAGCTCTCGTGAGGAAGACGAAGTCTCGAGAGGATTTggaaaatgaatattatttctGTCAATCGTAAAATAATGAGATACAAGTGTTTATATACAAACCATAAACTATCCGGTACAAGCCGGTTCTAACTAAACCATAATCTAATGTATAAACCACATCATGATACTTAATATAAATCTTTGTGTAAATGAAGATGCTTTTGATCCTATCAGACTAATCTATCGTCTGCTAACTTTTGTTTGTGATTGCTTATTGCGAGTGGttacttttatctttttgtgattttataaaCAATCGTTTTTCTGGATTGAGTGTGGTTTACGAAAATTTAAATTGGAAAAGTTGACATCTTTGGATTTAACTGATTTGTGGGTCAAAATTCTAATTACGTGAGGGGAACTCATTTTTGGAGAAGAATGTGAAGTGGAGATTAAAGTGTCTGTTTCTTATCTCAAATGTATTATCACCCTTCTGGACCCTACGCTGGAAAGGACTTTGTAGTTTGTCTTAATGTAAAGTCATGGTTCTTGTGCCATTGCATCATGCATTACGACAATCTTTAAGACTCACCCGTGACACTATGAACTGCCAGCTTACCATGTTGTGTGCGTAGCAAAAGTAAGTTGGTGAAGAAGGTGTGTAATCTTgagtgtctttttttttgcaggttatACAGAGCCATTGGATGAAGATATTGAGATCTTGGTCCCTGATGATGACCATGGACTCTATGCAATTGACATTCTAGATCCATCCTGGGTAAATATGATATTCCTTTTCTTTTCTGCCTACTTTGTTTTCATGAATCTATGCAATTGTCAGCCTTACTTATTGTTGTATACTTGATAACTTAGAGTTAGTTCGTTTTCTTGTTATGTTTGATATTCTACaactctgattttttttcagtttgtaaAGCTTTGTCACTTGACGGAGGTGTATCACTTTCACGATATGATAGAAATGCTGGTTGGATGTGGTTACAAGAAGGGGACTACACTATTTGGATACGGTTACGATTTCAGACAAAGCAATAGGTCAAAATTTGCATTCAAAATCCTACCTGAAACTTTAGTTCATTACTTTATTTTCATTCTTGCAGGATTGATCAACTCATGGTCGGTCTCAAAAAGAAGCTGGAAACTGCATATAAAACTTCAGGGGAGAGGAAAGTCACTATCATCTCCCACTCAATGGGAGGAGTTATGGTTTCCTGTTTCATGTTTCTCTATCCCGAGGTACTATAATGATCTTCTTCCTCCACATTATTACCACATCCAAAGCAAGATTAGTAACCTGTTTTAACCACCATTTGGCAGGTTTTCTCCAAGTATGTTGGTAAATGGATTACAATTGCAACTCCTTTCCAAGgttttatacaaataataatCTCTTTTGGGAAAGCTGTTCataccgtttttttttttaaactggaAATGACTTTGGATTTGGTTTAAACAGGAGCTCCAGGGTGCATCAATGATTCACTCTTGACTGGAGTGCAGTTTGTGGAAGGCTTAGAAAGCTTCTTTTTCGTATCACGATGGACCATGCACCAACTGGTAATAAAATTCTCTCAGCTGTTTGAGCTCTGGaactcttgttctctctgattgatttaaaactttttgttttagttGGTAGAGTGTCCATCTATATATGAGATGATGGCAAATCCAGATTTTAAGTGGAAGAAACAACCTGAGATTCGAGTTTGGCGTAAGAAAACTGAAAAGGACAACGATGACACTTCTGTGGAATTGGAAACATTTGGATTAACTGAGAGTATTGATCTATTCGACGATGCATTGAAGAATAACGAGGTGCCACACTAAAGCTTTTTTTCATTGGCTTTGAGATGTTCTCTCATCTGACTATGTGTTAATTGTAGCTAAGCTATGGTGGGAATAAAATAGCGTTACCGTTTAACTTTTCTATCCTTGAGTGGGCGAGTAAGACGAGAGAGATTCTCAATAAAGCGAAACTTCCTGATGGAGTTTCCTTCTATAACATTTATGGAGTGGCACAGGATACGCCTTTTGATGTTTGGTATGCATTCATTACCTACCACTCTTGTCCCAACCAAACAAAGTTTCCTGGTTGATTCATACTGTTTTGCAATCTAAGCAAAAGCACACAAAActgttttttctaattttttaatgttGCAGTTATGGCACAGAGACTTCTCCAATTGGGGATTTGTCTGAAATATGTCAAACTATGGTGAGTGAGATGAGTCTTCTTGAGATGCTTTTAGAcctattaaaatttgaattttaaaaagtcTGTCATCTTGTTTCAGCCTGAGTATACATATGTAGATGGAGATGGAACTGTACCAGCTGAATCAGCAGCAGTAAGCTACTtactctctcttgttcatcctGACTTGACTTGTCTGTTTTCTCTTGAAGCAAATCTATAAAGAAAAAGCTTGAATATAGATTGCTTCTCTTGTCACTTCTCTGGACCTTCAACCACGTTTCTACTTTATCTTCACAGGCTGCTCAGTTCAAATCAGTTGCGAGTGTAGGAGTGTCCGGAACCCATAGAGGACTCCTCCATGATAAAAGAGTGTTTGAACTCATCCAGCAATGGCTAGGAGTTGAGCCTAAGAAGACTAAACGAAAGCACTCAAGGACTCGCAAAGTTGCTGCTTCTGGTTAAAATCCAAAGcctaaacttaaaaaaaaaacttgtatgaataaattaaaacaaagaaCTGCCTGTGATGTgatcattttttaattatatgtaaacTGTGACATGTATGTGCCATGTAAAGGAGCAAGCTTTGTGATTTGTTAATAAAGAACGAATAAAAATGTGGACTTTTCTGTAAATAcaatctgagagagagagagattccaTGTGATTCGCGAGAGAAAGAGAGGTGATGGAAGCGAACGGCGACGACGATGAGCAGCCACGAAAGAACACACCTTTGCAGCGGAGTTCgattcttcttattcttcttcttctgttaaTCTCTTTGTGCACGACGAGTGTCTCTGGTTCTGTAGACGAAtctggaggaagaagaagagtgatcgaAGCGAGAAGTGGACAAGACTTGGTCTGGGTGGTGCAGCTCTCAGATCTTCATTTCAGCGTTCATCATCCCGAGAGAGCTATCGATTTCAGAGACACAGTTGCCCctgctctctctctcatcaACCCTTCTCTCGTCCTCATCACCGGCGACCTCACAGGTTAAATAATTCATCCAAAGCCatcgacttttttttttgtttcattacaAGAAATTGCTATGTCGGAGATACTCAGCTCGTTTGTCTTTTATTTGGGGTTTATTATATCAGATGGGAAGAGTGAAGACTTGTTAACAATGAAGCAAAACGAACAAGAGTGGTTAGAGTACTCGAGTGTGATGCGAGATGTCGTCAAGAGAAGTGGGTTGAACAAGACCATCTTCTATGATCTTAGGGGTAACCACGACAACTTTGGTGTTCCTTCTCTTGCTTCATCCGTTGATTTCTTCTCAAAGTATAGCATCAATGCACAGTTGGGAAGGAAAGAGAATATCAACACCATTACTCTCGAGGTCAGCTTATATTGTCTTGTATACATGTAAATGGAGTTGTTGTATAGAGAGTATCACTTGTACATTGTAGTTGAATTAATGAGGATTGAGTTTATTTTGTTTGCTTCTAATACTTctgttgtgtgtgtttttgttgcTAACAGACTAGTGAACGTAAACATCTGTTCGTTGGTGTTGACACCACGATGGATATTGGACTACGAGGCCCGACTAATCTCTTCGGCCACCCAACCGATGAGCTTCTAACCTCGCTTGACTCGCACTTATCGCAATGGGACGACGAAGACGAGAAGAAGCCAGCAAAGCCTGTGACAAAGATATCGTTCGGGCATTTCCCTTTGTCCTTCTCAGCTTTGTCGCGTTCTAAAAAGAGCCTTAGAGATGTTTTCTTGAAGCACTCCGTCTCTGCTTATCTCTGCGGACATCTTCACTCGAGGTTCGGCAAGAACCTCAAAAGACTCCACTCTGGTGGTGGTGTCGGTTTCTCGGATAACGACTTGTTTCAGCTGAACATGAGGCGGAGCAGCGGCGGTGAGGAGAGCGATACGAACTGCTCCTTCGGAGCCTCCCCGGCTGCTGAGTTCTGGGAGTGGGAGATGGGTGACTGGAGGAAAAACAGAGCGGTCCGGATCGTGGCAATCGATAGAGGTCATGTCTCGTACCTTGATATCGACTTAAAGTCAAATGATGCACACAAGACTATTATATTACCTACCTTCCCGTTAGATTCACGTTTCATGTCAACGTCCTTAGCACGCCACAGATACGAATGCCAACACATGATCTCCTCATCTTACGACGCGATCAGAGCCATTGTGTTTTCTCGTTCTATAGTTGTTGACGTTGTGGCTAGAGTCTATGACTGGAGCCCTGGATTTGACAATCTCGTCATGGAAGCTCCGATGAGAAAACACGGTGACGATTCTTCTTCGGGAGGAGCGTCGTTTTATTCGCTCCCGTGGAATTACAGAGCCTTTGAAGATCCTTTGCCTGATAGGTTTTGGCTTCAGATAGAAGTGACTGACATCAAAGGAAGATCGACTTTATCTGAGATGAGGCCGTTTTCGATCAACGGTCTGAGCTCTGAAGTCTCGTGGACATGGAACGAGTTTCGT from Raphanus sativus cultivar WK10039 unplaced genomic scaffold, ASM80110v3 Scaffold0082, whole genome shotgun sequence includes:
- the LOC108861909 gene encoding uncharacterized protein LOC108861909, with the translated sequence MEQPQSPGTKSVEIGETMEPLLRFTLRSHWDETAQSLDLELPRDLCIHLLEEEEDTDSTEKPAMYKILARALSECLTSEEQSFSVDKGSNFEKYSNLFHGLGHDLVNMLKKVNFELHVQEPYFTQLKDGLKTTEGRCAVGDYMRIGSGDFILFNKCLLLKVQDVCYYTSFSEMLRGEGLAKVLPGVESIEEGVGVYRNFYSEEKERMNGVVAIRVVKPVEQPYAALAGVLSELKSTGIKGLLDDYTGRVTSEHL
- the LOC130501031 gene encoding phospholipase A(1) LCAT3-like; its protein translation is MIEMLVGCGYKKGTTLFGYGYDFRQSNRIDQLMVGLKKKLETAYKTSGERKVTIISHSMGGVMVSCFMFLYPEVFSKYVGKWITIATPFQGAPGCINDSLLTGVQFVEGLESFFFVSRWTMHQLLVECPSIYEMMANPDFKWKKQPEIRVWRKKTEKDNDDTSVELETFGLTESIDLFDDALKNNELSYGGNKIALPFNFSILEWASKTREILNKAKLPDGVSFYNIYGVAQDTPFDVCYGTETSPIGDLSEICQTMPEYTYVDGDGTVPAESAAAAQFKSVASVGVSGTHRGLLHDKRVFELIQQWLGVEPKKTKRKHSRTRKVAASG
- the LOC130501030 gene encoding putative metallophosphoesterase At3g03305, whose amino-acid sequence is MEANGDDDEQPRKNTPLQRSSILLILLLLLISLCTTSVSGSVDESGGRRRVIEARSGQDLVWVVQLSDLHFSVHHPERAIDFRDTVAPALSLINPSLVLITGDLTDGKSEDLLTMKQNEQEWLEYSSVMRDVVKRSGLNKTIFYDLRGNHDNFGVPSLASSVDFFSKYSINAQLGRKENINTITLETSERKHLFVGVDTTMDIGLRGPTNLFGHPTDELLTSLDSHLSQWDDEDEKKPAKPVTKISFGHFPLSFSALSRSKKSLRDVFLKHSVSAYLCGHLHSRFGKNLKRLHSGGGVGFSDNDLFQLNMRRSSGGEESDTNCSFGASPAAEFWEWEMGDWRKNRAVRIVAIDRGHVSYLDIDLKSNDAHKTIILPTFPLDSRFMSTSLARHRYECQHMISSSYDAIRAIVFSRSIVVDVVARVYDWSPGFDNLVMEAPMRKHGDDSSSGGASFYSLPWNYRAFEDPLPDRFWLQIEVTDIKGRSTLSEMRPFSINGLSSEVSWTWNEFRVMGCQWAALYFPILWSVLCCLLMALLVPKCIIVVFKKQYTLKKFVAKKGLVTFVLWILQDLCRLPVVWFGYVAYLFYLVFFPWFSGEVFTDSGKRTYMTIMGWVVTSSDRKHEYVGEPDVMVLVIPHLVFVVIPSLLIVCCLVAERELYKEHVRAVSGKKEDDHDRGRKKRWQRRSVLFSKRRLVRKSLLLASLALYWKHFKNCWSLARAYEMNVVHFPGYSLVVPLLLLYVVFKTHKAP